A window from Saccharomyces eubayanus strain FM1318 chromosome XIV, whole genome shotgun sequence encodes these proteins:
- the MCK1 gene encoding serine/threonine/tyrosine protein kinase MCK1, which yields MSTEDQNGVPLQRGSEFIADDVTSNKSNNTRRMLVKEYRKIGRGAFGTVVQAYLTPDKKNWLGPFAIKKVPAHTEYKSRELQILRIADHPNIVKLQYFFTHLSPQDNKVYQHLAMECLPETLQIEINRFVTNKLELPLKHIKLYTYQIARGMLYLHGLGVCHRDIKPSNVLVDPETGVLKICDFGSAKKLEHNQPSISYICSRFYRAPELIIGCTQYTTQIDIWGLGCVMGEMLIGKAIFQGQEPLLQLREIAKLLGPPDKRFIFFSNPAYDGPLFSKPLFSGSSQQRFEKYFGHSGPDGIDLLMKILVYEPQQRLSPRRILAHPFFDELRKDDAFLPRGYAEPIKLPNLFDFNDFELQILGEFADKIKPEEIIE from the coding sequence ATGTCTACGGAAGACCAGAATGGAGTTCCTCTTCAAAGGGGGTCTGAATTCATTGCAGACGATGTGACTTCGAATAAGTCCAACAACACCAGGCGAATGCTGGTGAAAGAATACAGGAAGATCGGTAGAGGTGCCTTCGGGACCGTTGTACAAGCATATTTGACCCcagataagaaaaattggCTGGGCCCCTTTGCCATCAAGAAAGTCCCTGCTCATACAGAGTACAAGTCGAGAGAATTACAGATTTTGAGAATTGCTGACCATCCGAATATCGTAAAGTTACAGTATTTCTTTACTCATTTGTCCCCTCAGGATAATAAAGTTTACCAACACCTTGCCATGGAATGTCTACCAGAAACTTTACAGATTGAAATTAACCGCTTCGTTACCAATAAACTAGAGCTGCCATTGAAGCACATCAAACTGTACACGTATCAAATCGCACGCGGGATGCTGTATTTACACGGTCTTGGTGTGTGCCATCGTGATATTAAACCCTCCAATGTTCTAGTAGACCCAGAAACTggtgttttgaaaatatgtGATTTTGGCTCTGCTAAAAAACTAGAACATAATCAGCCTTCAATTAGTTACATCTGTTCAAGATTTTATAGAGCTCCAGAATTGATCATTGGCTGTACCCAGTACACCACCCAAATCGATATTTGGGGGCTTGGTTGTGTCATGGGTGAAATGCTTATTGGCAAAGCTATCTTTCAAGGTCAAGAACCCCTCTTACAACTACGGGAAATTGCTAAATTACTGGGTCCTCCTGATAAaagatttattttcttttcaaaccCTGCTTATGACGGtcctttattttccaaacCACTATTTTCGGGCTCTTCCCAACAGAGGTTCGAGAAGTACTTTGGTCATTCCGGTCCAGACGGTATCGATCTTCTGATGAAAATACTAGTTTACGAACCACAGCAAAGATTATCTCCGAGAAGAATTCTTGCCCATCCATTCTTCGATGAATTAAGGAAGGATGACGCTTTCTTGCCAAGAGGCTACGCCGAACCAATCAAACTACCAAActtgtttgattttaatgattttgaattaCAAATCTTGGGTGAATTCGCTGATAAAATTAAACCTGAGGAAATTATTGAATAG
- the MRPS18 gene encoding mitochondrial 37S ribosomal protein uS11m, with the protein MLLQPICRRCRWTRFVGPIRRWNSTGTNGERPFSFKDISSQEEISNISYPSASSPGSTITTGGTETYKPQEEVVKYILHGKFTKNNTHLTFSSVMEDKNFRKNKGLSYNDTMLYYLNLPEKVRISISTGCLGFRKAARGEYEAAFQTSSKMFDLIKEKNMLNKDIEVVMDDFGKGRAAFISALVGKEGASVVKKVVKVSDATKLKFGGVRSPKMRRL; encoded by the coding sequence ATGCTGTTGCAACCTATCTGCAGACGCTGTCGATGGACTCGGTTCGTGGGGCCCATCAGAAGATGGAACTCGACCGGGACGAACGGAGAAAGGCCATTTTCATTTAAGGATATATCTAGTCAAGAGGAGATCTCGAACATCTCGTATCCTTCGGCCTCCAGCCCAGGCTCCACAATTACCACGGGCGGTACTGAAACGTACAAGCCACAAGAGGAGGTGGTCAAATATATTCTTCATGGAAAGTTCACCAAGAATAACACACATTTGACGTTTTCTAGCGTGATGGAAGACAAGAACTTCCGCAAGAATAAAGGGCTATCGTATAACGACACGATGCTGTACTACTTGAACCTGCCTGAAAAAGTCAGGATTTCGATATCCACCGGCTGTCTAGGATTCAGAAAGGCTGCAAGAGGGGAATATGAAGCTGCTTTCCAGACCAGCAGTAAaatgtttgatttgatCAAAGAGAAGAACATGCTGAATAAAGACATAGAAGTGGTAATGGACGATTTCGGCAAGGGCCGGGCCGCGTTCATTTCTGCTCTTGTTGGGAAGGAAGGTGCCAGTGTGGTGAAGAAGGTAGTCAAGGTCAGCGACGCCACCAAATTGAAGTTTGGTGGTGTGAGATCTCCAAAGATGAGAAGATTATAA
- the BXI1 gene encoding Bxi1p — translation MSVPPPPPYEEQSSHLYGQPAGDGQDGGAFVPEDFKYSTVVVSCEPIIRQRFLHKVYSLLSCQLLASLSFCYWASVSTSLQNFIMSHIAIFYVCLVVSFVSCIWLAVSPRPEDYEANVPEPLLTGTGEETAQEQRRLPWYVLSTYRQKLTLLSIFTLSEAYCLSLVALAYDKDTVLSALLITTIVVVGVSLTALSDRFQNVLNSATSIYYWLNWGLWIMIGMGLTAMLFGWSTHSSKFNLLYGWLGAILFTAYLFIDTQLIFRKVYPDEEIRCAMMLYLDIVNLFLSILRILANSNDDN, via the coding sequence ATGTCGGTCCCACCACCTCCCCCCTATGAAGAGCAAAGCTCGCACCTCTACGGGCAGCCTGCGGGAGACGGCCAGGATGGCGGCGCTTTCGTCCcagaagatttcaaatacTCCACTGTGGTCGTCTCATGCGAACCCATAATCCGCCAGCGGTTCCTGCACAAGGTTTACTCTCTATTGTCGTGCCAGTTACTGGCCAGTCTGTCGTTCTGCTACTGGGCCAGCGTCTCCACGTCTTTGCAGAACTTCATCATGTCACACATCGCCATCTTCTACGTGTGCCTGGTGGTGTCATTTGTCTCCTGCATCTGGCTAGCGGTAAGTCCTCGTCCCGAGGACTACGAGGCCAATGTCCCCGAACCGCTGCTCACGGGGACCGGTGAAGAAACGGCACAAGAGCAGAGACGTCTGCCCTGGTACGTCCTGTCCACATACAGGCAGAAGCTCACGCTGCTGTCAATTTTCACGCTCTCTGAGGCATACTGTCTCTCGCTGGTCGCTCTGGCATATGACAAGGACACCGTGCTCTCTGCGCTACTGATCACCACCATCGTTGTGGTCGGCGTCTCTTTAACCGCGCTATCCGACAGATTCCAGAACGTGCTGAACTCCGCTACGTCTATATACTACTGGCTAAACTGGGGCCTCTGGATCATGATCGGGATGGGCCTCACGGCCATGCTCTTTGGCTGGAGTACCCACTCGTCCAAGTTCAACCTACTTTACGGCTGGCTAGGTGCCATTCTTTTCACTGCGTACCTGTTTATCGACACTCAATTGATCTTTAGAAAAGTGTACCCTGATGAAGAGATAAGATGTGCTATGATGCTTTACTTGGACATTGTGAACCTGTTCCTGTCCATCTTGAGAATCTTGGCCAACTCTAACGACGATaattaa
- the YPT11 gene encoding Rab family GTPase YPT11, with protein MSQRKRYSLNVVTSPPIPSSAPSAPLRTNELSWETASTTGVASSFLPSAHHGGTVLNPGLGIMRSPSLSKSGAFGRSGSSGSNAMVEPSNIKLLLIGDANVGKTAMILSYCHELMTRAEMSRSVRLKHQQPQQRGIGLKKTVVNHRLSMKEKRKRYSSNDFEKEFKDVAYFAGKASEFGSFDTDEDNGQELADPHEIIIDTRSTIGIDIKTNLVNIDNRFFNVILWDTAGQERYQNAIIPSLYKKTNAVILTYDITNAKSFQNCMELWIVQALENFSSHDLSRARFFLVGNKIDLYKERQVTHYDVMQMVQEMQLKHGIEISGNFEVSCKWVNVVERTMNMIILDLVENGCFENNDPFIPTGTSSNLHEQDQEFHDTVEEPFHFARQRQQQSEKKTTVDITKPNDDTNNNQSICCV; from the coding sequence ATGTCTCAACGGAAACGCTACTCGCTGAACGTCGTAACCTCTCCGCCGATACCATCGTCGGCACCCAGTGCACCGCTACGAACGAACGAGTTAAGTTGGGAAACTGCCTCGACAACTGGAGTTGCGTCTTCATTCCTCCCGAGTGCCCACCACGGTGGCACGGTACTGAATCCCGGTTTGGGAATAATGAGGTCTCCCTCGCTGAGCAAGTCTGGTGCGTTTGGCCGGTCCGGCAGCAGTGGTTCCAATGCGATGGTAGAACCATCCAATATTAAGCTGCTCTTAATAGGGGATGCGAACGTAGGGAAGACGGCCATGATCCTGAGCTACTGCCACGAGCTGATGACACGAGCTGAAATGTCACGGTCGGTGCGACTGAAGCATCAGCAGCCGCAGCAACGAGGCATAGGCTTGAAGAAAACCGTGGTGAACCATAGACTGAGCATGAAGGAGAAGAGGAAACGGTACAGCTccaatgattttgagaaGGAGTTTAAAGACGTTGCTTATTTTGCCGGTAAGGCCAGCGAGTTCGGGAGCTTTGATACCGATGAAGATAACGGCCAAGAACTGGCGGACCCACATGAGATTATAATTGACACTAGAAGTACCATCGGGATAGACATCAAGACGAACCTGGTCAACATAGACAACCGGTTCTTCAACGTCATACTGTGGGACACGGCGGGCCAGGAGCGGTATCAAAATGCTATCATTCCATCGCTATACAAGAAGACGAACGCGGTGATACTGACGTACGACATAACGAATGCCAAGTCTTTCCAGAATTGCATGGAGCTGTGGATTGTGCAAGCCTTagaaaacttttcttcCCACGATTTGTCCAGGGCAAGATTCTTTCTGGTGGGCAATAAGATCGACTTGTATAAGGAAAGGCAAGTGACTCATTACGACGTAATGCAGATGGTTCAAGAAATGCAGTTGAAACATGGTATTGAGATTTCGGGAAATTTTGAGGTAAGTTGTAAATGGGTCAATGTTGTGGAAAGAACAATGAATATGATAATACTGGATCTGGTCGAAAACggatgttttgaaaataacgATCCCTTCATACCGACCGGGACATCTAGCAATTTGCATGAACAAGACCAAGAATTCCATGACACAGTGGAAGAACCCTTCCATTTTGCTCGGCAACGACAACAACAGTCCGAAAAGAAGACTACAGTAGACATCACGAAACCTAACGACGACACCAACAATAACCAATCTATATGTTGCGTTTAG
- the RPS19B gene encoding 40S ribosomal protein eS19, giving the protein MPPQDSEGWFYKRAASVARHIYMRKQVGVGKLNKLYGGAKSRGVRPFKHIDASGSINRRVLQALEKIGIVEISPKGGRRISENGQRDLDRIAAQTLEEDE; this is encoded by the coding sequence ATGCCACCACAAGACTCTGAAGGTTGGTTCTACAAGCGTGCCGCCTCCGTTGCCAGACACATCTACATGAGAAAGCAAGTCGGTGTTGGtaaattgaacaaattgtACGGTGGTGCCAAGAGCAGAGGTGTCAGACCTTTCAAGCACATTGATGCTTCCGGTTCCATCAACAGAAGAGTTTTGCaagctttggaaaagatcGGTATTGTCGAAATCTCTCCAAAGGGTGGTAGAAGAATCTCCGAAAATGGTCAAAGAGATTTGGATCGTATTGCCGCTCaaactttggaagaagacgaaTAA
- the TOS6 gene encoding Tos6p, with the protein MRLSTAATIATVAAIASADVTSDGVTYVDVTTTPQSTTSMVSTVKTTSTPYTTSTIATLSTQPVSSQNNTTTPGISTFVGAAAKGSVVGLGAIVGAAAIALL; encoded by the coding sequence ATGAGACTTTCTACTGCCGCCACCATTGCCACCGTTGCTGCCATTGCTTCTGCTGATGTTACTTCAGACGGCGTCACCTACGTTGATGTTACCACTACCCCACAAAGTACCACATCAATGGTCTCCACCGTAAAGACTACTTCTACCCCATACACCACAAGCACCATCGCCACTTTATCTACACAACCTGTCAGCAGTCAGAATAACACCACTACACCAGGTATCAGCACATTTGTTGGTGCCGCTGCCAAAGGTTCCGTTGTCGGACTGGGTGCCATCGTAGGTGCCGCCGCCATTGCTTTGTTATAG